One stretch of Filifactor alocis ATCC 35896 DNA includes these proteins:
- a CDS encoding DUF4261 domain-containing protein, translated as MVGDVLAQDLTKEDVRPGGVFIIHLLMEEQCAMPDKALFQTILDKHLNHVNCFGYSEETACFEASDYRVSFENDKITAHPQLMITSCSKIQMPIMDDIAKTQLWNCPNGEEILERCHYQVLATDMLASVLDYRERAQLLVGYIEALAELYPTCKAVVFENSKKMLTREAILHCELPKEERFLYYGVNIRFFNIQGTNDMLVDSLGMSTLFLPDVQYHFHSLNPNDIVNHAYDMLYYIYDYNNPIESGNTITGLVDGQPDKEIKWKLQYEQSLIQPIREVIDINTLEFAAGNREV; from the coding sequence ATGGTTGGAGATGTTCTGGCACAAGATTTGACAAAAGAAGATGTAAGACCCGGAGGAGTATTTATCATTCATCTATTGATGGAAGAACAATGCGCTATGCCGGATAAAGCCTTATTTCAGACAATTTTAGACAAGCATTTAAATCATGTAAATTGTTTTGGATATTCAGAAGAAACGGCATGTTTTGAGGCAAGTGATTATCGTGTGTCTTTTGAAAATGATAAGATAACTGCTCATCCTCAATTGATGATTACCTCTTGTAGTAAGATTCAAATGCCGATTATGGATGATATTGCAAAAACTCAGCTATGGAATTGTCCGAATGGAGAAGAAATACTGGAACGGTGTCATTATCAAGTGTTGGCTACTGATATGTTAGCTTCAGTATTAGACTATAGAGAAAGAGCGCAACTTTTAGTGGGCTATATTGAAGCATTGGCGGAACTGTATCCTACTTGTAAGGCAGTCGTGTTTGAAAACTCTAAAAAAATGTTGACAAGAGAAGCAATATTACACTGTGAGTTGCCGAAGGAGGAAAGATTTCTGTACTATGGTGTAAATATTCGATTCTTCAATATTCAAGGTACAAATGATATGTTGGTGGATTCATTGGGAATGAGCACCTTGTTTTTGCCGGATGTGCAATATCATTTTCACAGTTTGAATCCTAATGATATTGTGAATCATGCCTATGATATGCTCTACTATATCTATGATTACAACAATCCGATAGAGTCCGGAAATACGATTACAGGATTGGTAGATGGACAACCGGATAAAGAAATCAAATGGAAGTTGCAGTATGAACAATCTCTTATTCAGCCGATAAGAGAAGTGATTGATATCAATACATTGGAATTTGCAGCAGGAAACAGAGAAGTATGA
- a CDS encoding DNA alkylation repair protein yields MKEYIVSLEKEFSLIEHGFKEEEKRALADYKSNDDEFIKKLALLAFQSDAYQVRMYGVFLFGYLSEEEDILTFMRDKVSKDANWRVQEVLAKAFDEFCKKTGYEKSLPIIDTWLSNSNPNTRRAVIEGLRIWTNRAYFKDHPQEAIKRIAGLKDDTSEYVRKSVGNALRDISKKFPELIRVELNEWDLEKKEISQVYKLASKFIR; encoded by the coding sequence TTGAAGGAATATATTGTGAGTTTGGAAAAAGAATTTTCTTTGATAGAACATGGATTCAAAGAAGAGGAAAAAAGAGCCTTAGCCGATTATAAATCAAATGATGATGAATTCATTAAGAAGTTGGCATTGTTAGCGTTCCAATCTGACGCTTATCAAGTTAGAATGTATGGAGTCTTTCTTTTTGGATACCTATCGGAAGAAGAGGATATTTTAACATTTATGCGAGATAAAGTTTCGAAAGATGCTAATTGGAGAGTTCAGGAGGTTTTGGCGAAAGCATTTGATGAATTTTGTAAAAAAACAGGGTATGAAAAATCACTTCCAATCATTGATACATGGTTAAGTAACAGCAATCCCAACACGAGGAGAGCCGTGATAGAGGGATTAAGAATATGGACGAACAGAGCATATTTTAAAGATCATCCGCAGGAAGCAATCAAACGAATAGCAGGATTAAAAGATGATACGAGTGAATATGTCAGGAAGTCGGTGGGAAATGCTTTAAGGGATATTAGCAAAAAATTTCCTGAGCTAATCAGAGTGGAACTCAATGAATGGGACTTAGAAAAGAAGGAAATCAGTCAAGTGTACAAGTTAGCGAGTAAATTTATTCGTTGA
- a CDS encoding TetR/AcrR family transcriptional regulator codes for MDKLHSDMKSSKTDKKNLLIESATELFKTDGIKNTTVSDITGKANVAKGTFYLYFKDKDEIVNTVIIEQAYQMLCTAINHVEEKQGTVADKVVMIADELISAFINDAKDIEIVHKNLYRGLFSKENGKEGYFSKPVKEFIQKHGIVDVERSEKKLYIIIEMVGGVCYNSILNKTPYMIEEIKEELFSAIRSIVES; via the coding sequence ATGGATAAATTACACAGTGATATGAAAAGTTCAAAGACGGATAAAAAGAATCTTTTGATAGAATCTGCTACAGAGCTGTTTAAGACAGACGGAATCAAAAATACAACAGTATCGGATATTACCGGAAAGGCGAATGTTGCGAAAGGAACATTCTACTTGTACTTTAAGGATAAAGATGAGATAGTGAATACGGTTATTATAGAGCAGGCATACCAGATGTTATGTACTGCAATCAATCATGTGGAAGAGAAACAGGGGACGGTTGCAGATAAGGTGGTTATGATTGCGGATGAATTGATTTCTGCATTTATCAACGATGCGAAGGACATTGAGATTGTGCACAAAAATCTATATAGAGGTCTTTTTTCGAAAGAAAACGGGAAAGAAGGCTATTTTTCCAAACCGGTGAAAGAGTTTATCCAAAAGCATGGAATTGTAGATGTGGAGCGTTCTGAAAAAAAACTCTATATTATTATCGAAATGGTTGGAGGAGTGTGTTACAACTCAATTTTAAATAAAACCCCATATATGATAGAAGAAATTAAAGAAGAGTTATTTTCGGCAATTCGAAGCATTGTAGAAAGTTAG
- a CDS encoding TraX family protein, with amino-acid sequence MEVTKRLEHEKLKKFQVFNGAQLKYIAFLSMLIDHTNNALIIPMLNGEGLLLHVSNLFSVLGRIAFPIFIFFIVEGFFKTSSRKRYLITLLAFGMISEVPFDMFTSKTFFSPYWNNMMFTLVLCLITIWVIDSLKEKISNKIVWHIASIVVVAICSAVAMALSLDYDYHAIIVAYLFYIFYDRPVLGAALGYLSIIKELYSFFGFGIVLTYNGERGRQYKWFNYLFYPVHILILGMLRFYFNI; translated from the coding sequence ATGGAGGTCACAAAACGATTGGAACATGAAAAATTAAAGAAGTTTCAAGTATTTAACGGAGCACAACTGAAATATATTGCATTTTTATCCATGTTAATTGATCATACAAACAATGCTTTGATTATTCCTATGCTTAATGGAGAAGGATTGTTGTTACATGTATCCAACTTATTTTCCGTTTTGGGGAGAATTGCTTTTCCCATCTTTATCTTTTTTATTGTAGAAGGTTTTTTCAAAACAAGCAGTCGAAAAAGATATTTGATAACACTATTAGCATTTGGAATGATATCGGAAGTTCCGTTTGATATGTTTACATCAAAAACTTTTTTTTCGCCGTATTGGAACAATATGATGTTTACATTAGTGCTATGTTTGATTACGATTTGGGTGATTGACAGTCTGAAAGAAAAGATTTCTAATAAAATTGTTTGGCATATAGCATCAATTGTCGTTGTAGCAATATGTAGCGCTGTGGCAATGGCGCTAAGCCTTGACTATGATTACCATGCCATTATTGTGGCTTATCTTTTTTATATCTTTTATGACAGACCGGTATTGGGAGCAGCTTTGGGATATCTATCCATTATAAAAGAACTCTATTCTTTTTTTGGATTCGGTATCGTGCTGACATACAACGGAGAGAGAGGAAGGCAATATAAGTGGTTCAACTATCTTTTCTATCCGGTTCATATTCTAATACTTGGAATGTTACGTTTTTACTTTAATATCTAA
- a CDS encoding PepSY domain-containing protein — MKTNKKTKVISALLISGAIGLTLLSAPFSAFADTVKSTIGTQKAKTIALNDAKVKSSNARFVTAKLDREDGRIVYDIEFYVGNREYDYEIDAYTGRILSKDADIEYVAPKAVTKKQQGNIGIAKAKNIALNDAKVKASNARFVTAKFDIEDGKQVYEVEFYVGNKEYDYVIDAGTGRILEKDTDLENDVIVTAPSKTQGGKYIGAEKAKSIALNHSKKKASDVSFVKTELDQDDGRVVYDIQFYFGNKKYNYEIDATTGKILSYEEDNVDFD; from the coding sequence ATGAAAACGAACAAAAAAACAAAGGTAATTTCAGCTTTGCTTATTTCAGGAGCTATCGGTTTGACGTTATTGTCAGCTCCATTTTCTGCATTTGCAGATACGGTAAAAAGTACGATTGGAACACAGAAAGCGAAAACCATTGCATTAAATGATGCGAAAGTAAAATCTTCTAATGCGAGATTTGTAACTGCAAAATTAGATAGAGAAGATGGTAGGATAGTATATGATATCGAATTTTATGTTGGCAATAGGGAATACGACTATGAAATAGACGCATATACAGGAAGAATCTTGTCAAAAGATGCTGACATTGAATATGTTGCTCCTAAGGCAGTGACCAAGAAACAACAGGGAAACATTGGAATTGCTAAAGCAAAGAACATTGCATTAAATGATGCGAAGGTGAAAGCTTCCAATGCAAGATTTGTAACTGCAAAATTTGATATCGAAGATGGTAAACAGGTGTATGAGGTTGAATTCTATGTCGGAAACAAGGAATATGACTATGTGATAGATGCAGGAACAGGAAGAATTCTTGAGAAAGATACGGATCTTGAAAATGATGTGATTGTTACTGCACCCAGTAAGACGCAAGGTGGAAAGTATATTGGTGCTGAGAAAGCAAAGAGTATCGCATTAAATCATTCCAAAAAAAAGGCTTCTGATGTAAGTTTTGTAAAAACGGAATTGGATCAAGATGATGGGAGAGTAGTATACGATATTCAGTTCTATTTTGGGAATAAAAAATACAACTATGAGATAGATGCAACAACAGGGAAAATTTTGTCATATGAAGAGGATAATGTAGACTTCGATTAA
- a CDS encoding tetratricopeptide repeat protein, with the protein MLDEIKAYWYRLKKEYENKYNRPFLKDFEESKEYLEKMESYLLERQEEYPSDVDVICTLASVQLELRCGDSNYIELLESFLNRFSDTLDDSEKARIYTNIAFCNDYSKLALEYLMRAEELKSPFAETYAGLGLYYFAEYEFCRDEKNILLSKKHFEIARDMDESYEYSFNYAVSLYELKKYENAKKIFLDLLRKYPNRMRLMLCIAYCEAYLGNKEKAIYYLQQVKDGQDDNYSLDTDVIEEYEIFDVYYMLDEYDKFLTYCNEAVECNCYTADWEQYYYVLWQKNEKKKFAELEEKNRTYFEKMIAEAISDDYYDSEEEKKETIAEWENHKRKFEEMISRIKEDVSKPELQLSLYPEYVCFMVDCVRHQF; encoded by the coding sequence ATGTTAGATGAAATCAAAGCTTATTGGTATCGCTTGAAAAAAGAATATGAAAATAAATACAATAGACCATTTTTGAAAGATTTTGAGGAATCAAAAGAATATCTTGAAAAAATGGAAAGCTATCTTTTGGAAAGACAGGAAGAATATCCTTCGGATGTCGATGTGATATGCACACTTGCTTCTGTTCAATTGGAACTTAGATGTGGTGACAGTAACTATATCGAATTATTGGAGAGTTTCTTAAATAGATTTTCAGATACTTTAGATGATAGCGAGAAAGCAAGAATTTATACCAATATTGCTTTTTGTAACGATTATTCTAAGCTTGCATTAGAGTATTTGATGAGAGCCGAAGAACTAAAATCACCTTTTGCAGAAACGTATGCCGGTCTTGGACTTTACTATTTTGCTGAATACGAGTTTTGTAGAGATGAAAAAAACATATTATTGAGCAAGAAACATTTTGAAATAGCAAGAGATATGGATGAAAGCTATGAGTATTCTTTCAATTATGCAGTCTCTTTATATGAACTTAAGAAATATGAAAATGCCAAAAAAATATTTTTGGACTTGCTTAGAAAATATCCGAATCGAATGCGACTGATGTTGTGTATTGCCTATTGTGAGGCTTATCTCGGAAACAAAGAAAAAGCTATCTATTACTTGCAACAGGTAAAGGATGGACAAGATGATAATTATTCGTTAGACACTGATGTTATTGAGGAATATGAAATTTTTGATGTGTATTATATGCTTGACGAATACGATAAGTTTTTAACTTATTGCAATGAAGCGGTGGAATGTAATTGTTATACAGCGGATTGGGAACAGTATTATTATGTTTTATGGCAAAAGAATGAGAAAAAGAAGTTTGCTGAGCTGGAAGAAAAGAACAGAACATACTTTGAAAAAATGATAGCAGAAGCGATATCTGATGATTATTATGATAGTGAAGAAGAAAAGAAAGAAACGATTGCAGAATGGGAAAATCACAAAAGAAAGTTTGAAGAAATGATCTCTCGCATTAAGGAAGATGTTTCCAAACCCGAACTGCAACTGTCTTTGTATCCTGAGTATGTATGCTTTATGGTGGACTGTGTCAGACATCAATTTTAA
- a CDS encoding LPXTG cell wall anchor domain-containing protein — protein MKKSISKRIALQEWIAFFLVFMLLLGVMIPNNVVRADSEQSDPPMTGLEITDEGNISTEGNDGSQAEDENSEGNDGSQAEEENGEEEAEQTDEEMQPFPEMIPMEFVKGIPMGNGKLVVYDDNGNIVDESNGEGTSVSEYNLATMTDTSFTVNYTPFSHLGADGEREFGNQKLVVDIPRYGFKLTNPGNVGGNFKKITMLDENGKVIPLDAATQNNYDKVVKIIYDLNENVLGALGANANLTFNITFNRRSLTAEECEKWLNEGKLETNLNVTACEGENNEQINSTGSASAYKWRMSPINYDDTKTTVTGDRHLNASRMAKITNLAMWYFHDTDPMSGPFTGNRDYYYYKQGTIHDGDTPLMKLKHIKLYAPKTENAEGNFVFNKLRSFDGKYDNDLAGSFEVSEVKNDGDGKGNYYILTPKRPIYNNGSDHKWKETFTNGFTFVWKVLDGIDDIGADTTYEATTPEFVFETPNGTDGKKEVVISEPDQGVKIKTLKSSVADGYAIHSFTGQGYQLFKHGENFYTANAVSPDANYSDIGYARMSNEYYILKDENDQWHEYFPKNKTGKTVETYEFPKEIQPTAWTGTTSTWAKDYYKVEKVVYTTEDGAEHEVAVNSYVHRTNDIDNFPKVNFGTSGGRVTKVEVYWEQLNNDMFNASVYWAGRYNATTHRMTEGQSKFDIYVTPEASGLLQVKYSAKSTDPNADSNDNFDYEANKAVKNSVNNLSGTAKDDFFWTTVTKKKCTPLKAESTGARLKEKILFPNQAETGTFYDTWTLFFNYGTNKEFAPVTKNPRIDLTVGTLNLKGLETKADKTGLLTGKFIANKALSGWKITYKTVNNMTDAESEEKIYNIGDIQDGTKINLGINRDTEHLSSIVLSYDGEYNMDSFADKETGRVVLFSNIEYELRNTDFKGNPLSLESDKGVFYNAKNFFVQNLEGKYYNDNCSDGNHIHDTGKGQAFGDRGWNSIILPQRYGLLTRTYIVTNKTTDNIIVNNGDDTVNAISQSGTSMQKVTFRTKAYSYAMNADVPEMGKIPYGIPESAYVEITDSQFTADVDKCKFLGYDNASGNVIIKQVKDADGKIWIKMSITDKGIEELNRKIRKITNGDWYHSFYCDYNDAALKFLEDPIVIALKSFKYTSVTVPGTNEHHPYGMVYYDMSTLESKLNGSKEEYYSYAKLEGDLFQLSENAANALGATMEKKLFGLDLGNIEVVVSKNAAVGSNLFPGKYENIEYGTAGSKFPTQKFRSDEKDNLRGDFFVQTSDAGIFANYTAIIEIPKKSKTVSYTDQNKTVQTPETEFDMFLKGKAEIIGDSHPGNKKIMYSTDGGTNYVSAGDIADWSKVTHVKLDLGQRPKGSQVNIKLPLRAEQKTTTEELAAYMGGRFKAIDETDNVTEGYINPAKYIYGNYTITSSDVWWDKNENGKLDAGEEKAKGITLELYSPDHAVTVSGKTIPKNTLISSTTTDENGRYELKSYMSEEDQWIKVIMPDEETKLTLKAEKQDKIKTQNSDFDRESYATAELPKLTGEKILDYIGCGLVKRPKIKANQVKLHVGEESGQGAANAVATSDHPTENPVVKYLPLNNAVAEVSNTGKVNAKMTGQTVAEVTTENTLAAGSQGIPEDTVKAEYDIIVYGKVNYHKNHVDVTGEVPKDDKEYYPSVKEDGNDADTDKVTVLNAGTMKRSRYVFKGWNTQADGNGTMYLEGNSFKTGKIDKDTELYAIWSVESGGGTTPGDTTPGGGTTPGGGTTPGGGTTPGGGTPPGGGTTPGGGTTPGTTPPEGTSPQDGSILPDGSTPQGGSTVPSKSTIPKNTGFLKKSVLKNIPQVAHHLPKTGDGLNPTLFASLSLILGSALTFIGYRRRKNQR, from the coding sequence ATGAAAAAGTCAATTAGCAAGAGAATAGCGTTACAAGAATGGATAGCGTTTTTCTTAGTTTTTATGTTGCTTTTGGGAGTGATGATTCCAAATAATGTTGTTCGTGCGGATAGCGAACAGAGTGATCCTCCAATGACAGGGCTTGAAATCACCGATGAGGGTAATATTTCGACAGAAGGAAATGACGGCAGTCAAGCTGAAGATGAAAACAGTGAGGGAAATGACGGCAGTCAAGCTGAAGAGGAAAACGGTGAGGAAGAAGCCGAACAAACAGATGAAGAAATGCAACCTTTTCCTGAAATGATACCGATGGAATTTGTTAAGGGAATTCCAATGGGAAATGGTAAACTTGTGGTATATGATGATAACGGCAACATAGTTGATGAATCAAACGGTGAAGGAACATCGGTGAGCGAATATAACTTGGCGACCATGACAGATACATCGTTTACCGTTAATTATACGCCATTCTCACACTTAGGAGCGGACGGAGAAAGAGAGTTCGGAAACCAAAAACTCGTAGTGGATATACCGCGTTACGGATTTAAGCTTACAAACCCCGGCAATGTAGGAGGGAACTTTAAAAAAATCACAATGCTGGATGAAAATGGAAAAGTCATTCCATTGGATGCAGCAACACAAAACAACTACGATAAAGTTGTGAAAATTATATATGATTTAAATGAGAATGTCCTTGGGGCTTTGGGAGCAAATGCAAATTTGACATTTAATATTACATTTAACAGACGCAGTTTGACTGCTGAAGAATGTGAAAAGTGGTTGAATGAAGGAAAGCTGGAAACAAATCTCAATGTTACCGCCTGCGAGGGGGAGAACAACGAGCAAATTAACAGCACAGGAAGTGCATCTGCATACAAGTGGAGAATGTCTCCCATCAATTATGATGACACAAAGACCACAGTAACGGGAGATAGACACCTTAATGCCAGCAGAATGGCAAAGATAACAAATTTAGCGATGTGGTACTTTCATGATACCGATCCTATGAGCGGACCCTTTACAGGTAATAGAGACTATTACTATTACAAACAAGGAACAATCCATGATGGAGATACTCCTTTAATGAAATTAAAGCACATTAAGCTCTATGCTCCTAAAACTGAAAACGCTGAAGGAAATTTTGTTTTTAACAAATTGCGTTCATTTGATGGAAAGTATGATAATGACCTTGCCGGATCTTTTGAAGTAAGTGAAGTAAAAAATGATGGGGACGGTAAGGGAAACTACTATATTTTAACGCCAAAAAGACCTATTTATAACAACGGAAGCGACCATAAATGGAAAGAAACATTTACAAATGGATTCACATTTGTATGGAAGGTTCTTGACGGAATAGATGATATAGGAGCAGACACCACATATGAAGCTACAACACCTGAATTTGTTTTTGAAACCCCCAACGGAACAGACGGCAAAAAGGAAGTTGTCATCAGTGAGCCTGATCAAGGTGTAAAGATTAAAACTTTAAAATCAAGTGTTGCAGACGGATATGCCATACATTCTTTTACAGGACAGGGATATCAACTATTTAAACATGGAGAGAATTTCTATACTGCAAATGCAGTATCCCCCGATGCCAATTATTCAGATATCGGCTATGCTCGTATGAGTAATGAATATTATATACTTAAAGATGAGAACGACCAATGGCATGAATATTTCCCAAAGAACAAGACGGGGAAAACAGTTGAAACCTATGAATTTCCAAAAGAAATTCAGCCCACTGCATGGACGGGAACTACAAGCACATGGGCAAAAGATTATTATAAGGTAGAAAAGGTTGTTTATACTACAGAAGACGGCGCAGAACATGAGGTGGCAGTAAATTCCTATGTGCATAGAACAAATGATATAGATAATTTTCCTAAAGTAAATTTTGGTACTTCAGGTGGAAGAGTTACCAAAGTGGAGGTGTATTGGGAACAGTTAAATAATGATATGTTTAATGCGAGTGTATATTGGGCAGGACGATATAACGCCACAACCCATAGAATGACAGAGGGGCAAAGTAAATTTGATATTTATGTAACACCCGAGGCATCGGGGCTCTTACAGGTAAAATATTCTGCTAAATCCACAGATCCGAATGCTGATTCAAATGATAATTTCGATTATGAAGCTAATAAAGCTGTAAAAAATTCTGTAAATAATTTGAGCGGAACAGCAAAGGATGATTTCTTTTGGACTACTGTAACAAAAAAGAAATGTACACCTTTGAAAGCGGAAAGTACAGGAGCCAGATTAAAAGAAAAGATTCTCTTCCCTAATCAAGCGGAAACCGGAACTTTTTATGATACTTGGACTCTCTTCTTTAACTATGGAACGAATAAGGAATTTGCTCCTGTGACGAAGAATCCAAGAATTGATTTAACAGTAGGAACTTTAAATCTTAAGGGATTGGAAACCAAGGCTGACAAAACAGGACTGCTTACCGGAAAATTCATAGCGAACAAAGCCTTAAGCGGATGGAAAATCACATATAAAACGGTCAATAACATGACCGATGCTGAAAGTGAAGAAAAAATATATAATATCGGTGATATTCAAGACGGAACTAAAATAAATCTCGGTATTAACAGAGATACTGAACATTTATCAAGCATTGTCTTAAGCTATGATGGAGAATATAACATGGACTCTTTTGCAGACAAAGAAACAGGAAGAGTTGTACTGTTCTCCAATATTGAATACGAGCTTAGAAATACGGATTTTAAAGGCAATCCCTTGTCTCTGGAATCTGATAAGGGCGTGTTTTATAATGCTAAGAACTTTTTTGTTCAAAATTTGGAAGGGAAATATTATAATGATAACTGTAGCGACGGGAATCATATTCATGATACCGGCAAAGGACAAGCCTTTGGAGATAGGGGATGGAATTCTATAATATTACCACAACGTTACGGTCTTTTGACAAGAACATATATTGTAACAAATAAGACGACAGATAATATAATTGTGAACAACGGTGATGATACCGTTAATGCCATTTCCCAGTCAGGCACAAGTATGCAAAAGGTAACTTTCCGGACAAAAGCCTATTCCTATGCTATGAATGCGGATGTACCGGAGATGGGAAAAATACCTTACGGAATTCCTGAATCTGCCTATGTTGAAATAACAGACAGTCAGTTTACTGCAGATGTGGATAAGTGTAAGTTTTTAGGCTATGATAACGCATCCGGTAATGTAATTATTAAGCAAGTTAAAGATGCTGACGGAAAAATATGGATTAAGATGTCCATTACAGACAAAGGAATAGAGGAGCTAAACAGAAAAATCCGAAAAATTACCAATGGTGATTGGTATCATTCATTCTATTGTGACTATAATGACGCTGCTCTCAAGTTTTTGGAAGACCCGATTGTCATTGCATTAAAAAGCTTTAAATACACAAGTGTTACAGTACCGGGAACAAATGAGCATCATCCATACGGAATGGTGTATTATGATATGAGCACCCTGGAGAGCAAGCTTAACGGCAGCAAAGAAGAGTACTACAGCTATGCAAAATTGGAAGGGGATTTATTTCAATTAAGTGAAAACGCTGCAAATGCCCTTGGTGCAACTATGGAGAAGAAACTTTTCGGATTAGACTTGGGCAATATAGAAGTAGTTGTATCCAAGAATGCAGCGGTAGGCTCAAACCTGTTCCCGGGAAAATATGAAAACATTGAATACGGTACAGCAGGAAGCAAGTTCCCTACACAGAAATTCCGTTCTGACGAGAAAGACAATTTGAGAGGAGATTTCTTCGTTCAAACATCGGATGCGGGTATTTTTGCGAACTATACGGCGATAATTGAAATCCCTAAAAAGAGCAAAACAGTGTCCTATACGGACCAGAACAAGACAGTTCAGACACCTGAGACGGAGTTTGATATGTTTCTCAAAGGGAAAGCGGAAATAATAGGAGACAGTCATCCGGGAAACAAAAAAATCATGTACAGCACAGATGGAGGAACCAACTATGTATCGGCAGGAGATATAGCAGATTGGTCAAAAGTAACCCATGTTAAACTTGATTTGGGACAGCGTCCTAAGGGAAGCCAAGTTAATATTAAACTGCCCCTTCGAGCTGAGCAAAAAACCACAACGGAAGAACTTGCAGCATATATGGGAGGTAGGTTTAAGGCAATAGATGAAACAGACAATGTGACAGAAGGATATATTAATCCTGCAAAATATATTTATGGAAATTATACGATTACTTCATCTGATGTTTGGTGGGATAAGAATGAAAACGGAAAACTTGATGCAGGAGAAGAAAAGGCTAAGGGTATTACATTAGAGCTCTATTCTCCGGATCATGCAGTAACAGTTAGCGGTAAGACAATTCCTAAAAATACATTGATTTCAAGTACAACTACGGATGAAAATGGAAGATATGAATTAAAGAGCTATATGTCCGAGGAAGACCAGTGGATAAAAGTCATTATGCCTGACGAGGAAACAAAACTAACCTTGAAAGCGGAAAAGCAGGATAAGATTAAAACCCAAAACTCTGATTTTGACAGAGAAAGCTATGCAACGGCTGAATTACCTAAATTAACAGGAGAAAAAATACTTGATTATATAGGTTGCGGACTGGTTAAACGTCCTAAGATAAAAGCGAATCAGGTAAAACTTCACGTGGGAGAAGAGTCGGGACAAGGAGCAGCCAATGCTGTTGCAACAAGCGATCACCCTACTGAAAATCCGGTAGTAAAATATCTTCCGTTGAATAATGCTGTTGCGGAAGTTTCCAATACTGGTAAAGTGAATGCGAAAATGACCGGGCAAACTGTTGCAGAGGTTACAACTGAAAATACACTTGCAGCAGGAAGTCAAGGAATCCCTGAAGATACTGTAAAAGCGGAGTATGATATCATTGTTTACGGAAAAGTAAATTACCATAAAAATCATGTTGATGTAACAGGAGAGGTACCGAAAGATGATAAGGAATACTATCCATCCGTTAAAGAAGATGGAAATGATGCTGATACAGATAAAGTGACTGTTTTAAATGCTGGTACAATGAAAAGATCCAGATATGTCTTTAAAGGTTGGAACACCCAGGCAGACGGTAATGGTACAATGTATTTGGAAGGAAACAGTTTTAAGACAGGAAAAATTGACAAAGACACAGAGCTATATGCGATTTGGTCTGTAGAATCGGGCGGAGGCACAACACCTGGAGATACAACACCGGGCGGAGGCACAACACCCGGAGGAGGCACAACACCCGGAGGAGGCACAACACCCGGAGGAGGAACACCACCGGGAGGAGGAACAACACCCGGGGGAGGCACAACACCTGGAACAACACCGCCGGAAGGGACATCACCACAGGATGGGTCAATATTGCCCGATGGTTCTACGCCACAGGGCGGCTCAACAGTGCCGAGTAAATCTACAATACCAAAGAATACCGGATTTTTGAAGAAGTCAGTATTGAAAAATATACCTCAAGTCGCTCATCATCTTCCAAAAACAGGAGATGGATTAAATCCAACGTTGTTTGCGAGCCTATCCCTTATATTGGGTAGCGCACTTACCTTTATAGGCTATAGACGCAGAAAAAATCAAAGATAA